Proteins from a genomic interval of Stigmatopora nigra isolate UIUO_SnigA chromosome 19, RoL_Snig_1.1, whole genome shotgun sequence:
- the LOC144212922 gene encoding short transient receptor potential channel 2-like, with protein sequence MQNITPDQWREIMNKKLAFPQELIGAIQEGKMDLVRGLLKTGDGIVRQLDDSEDRLWREALNLSIRLGSEGVMDALLQGVKFDFRQIHEALLVAVDTNQPRVVKLLLDRLDQEKGNKMDVRSFSQAIFDHSIDNSQFAPGVTPLTLACQKDLYDIVAVLTRKGHVIPWPHEISCACLECRNARQYDLLKFSLSRINTYRGIASRAYLSVTSDDAMLSAFGLSSELRKLSRKEPEFKPQYLSLEELCQEFAVELLGMCRNQSEVTTILNSCGDESQDDLDQQAFEEGIPNLSRLRLAVNYNQKQFVAHPICQQVLSSIWCGKLAGWRGSRTAWKLFVSIGIFFTMPLLSLAYWIAPKSKVGKLLRIPVIKFLLHSASYLWFLIILLGESITMELYRDKFASRQQNLLHTSFHMVWVVGFFWYECKEVWIEGLRSYFLDWWNCLDMMVLSMYLASFSLRVVIMLKGHFLCPESNGTEECVYFTQTVRDNWHQEDPQLIAEVLFAVTSMMSFTRLAYILPAHESLGTLQISIGKMIDDMMRFMFILMIIGTAFLCGINNVYVPYVISSHLGRLNETFHFLFWTMFGVANQDYVDMPQFALAEFVGRVLYGIFTLVIVIVLLNMLIAMITNSFQKIEDDADVEWKFARSKLYLSYFREGLTMPVPFNIIPSPKALFYILRGIFRRICCCVNWNSEKYPPIASLANKKGSEDNQVPYRQQVSRALVQRYIESARREFEETRRKDVGNRITELGKVVMKIHNDLKGVHQHFVNEHSASQEPPKDGASFLGKYILGAKNNFRGFNSQLGEQSDATIVEGDQIKNRADPKNSDMQIEAECEEVGSKLVSHNDVVKMEEGRNQFKTKSSGKDPENDSKEIISEAPSNIEEQEILEDTTPVKKVSDKEAVAKNMANAIQSKELPEKKMTVHWIQTQQFDPKIGGENVVSQSAIVSPSESNNSGDTGFGSNASINETGATQ encoded by the exons ATGCAAAACATCACT CCAGATCAATGGCGCGAGATCATGAACAAAAAACTAGCGTTCCCCCAGGAGCTCATCGGCGCCATCCAGGAAGGGAAAATGGATCTGGTGCGTGGCCTCCTCAAGACGGGTGACGGCATTGTCCGCCAGCTAGATGACTCGGAAGACCGCCTATGGAGAGAAGCCCTCAACCTCTCCATCCGCTTGGGGAGTGAGGGCGTGATGGACGCCCTCCTCCAAGGCGTCAAGTTCGACTTCCGGCAGATTCACGAGGCCCTGCTGGTCGCCGTGGATACCAACCAGCCGCGGGTGGTCAAGCTCCTGCTGGACCGGCTGGATCAGGAGAAAGGCAACAAAATGGACGTGCGCTCCTTCTCCCAAGCCATCTTCGACCACTCCATCGACAACTCGCAGTTCGCCCCGGGCGTGACCCCGCTGACTTTGGCCTGCCAGAAGGATCTGTACGACATCGTGGCCGTGCTGACCCGGAAGGGCCACGTCATTCCTTGGCCCCACGAGATCTCCTGCGCTTGTCTGGAGTGCCGCAACGCACGTCAGTACGACCTGCTTAAGTTCTCCCTATCCCGCATCAACACTTACCGCGGCATCGCCAGCCGCGCCTACCTTTCCGTCACGTCCGACGACGCCATGCTCAGCGCCTTTGGTCTCAGCAGCGAATTGCGCAAGCTCTCTCGGAAAGAGCCCGAGTTCAAG CCTCAGTATCTAAGCTTGGAGGAGCTTTGTCAAGAGTTTGCCGTGGAGTTGCTGGGAATGTGTCGCAACCAGAGCGAGGTCACCACCATCCTCAACAGCTGTGGGGACGAGAGCCAGGACGACCTTGACCAGCAGGCTTTCGAGGAGGGCATCCCCAACTTGTCCAGACTGCGCTTGGCTGTCAACTACAACCAAAAGCAG TTTGTAGCCCACCCCATCTGCCAACAAGTTCTGTCCTCGATCTGGTGCGGCAAGCTGGCGGGCTGGCGAGGCAGCAGGACGGCGTGGAAGCTCTTTGTAtccattgggatttttttcaccATGCCGCTTCTTTCACTGGCATACTGGATTGCGCCCAAGTCCAag GTGGGGAAGCTCTTAAGGATTCCCGTCATCAAGTTCCTTCTTCACTCCGCCTCTTATCTGTGGTTCCTCATCATTTTGCTGGGCGAATCCATCACCATGGAGTTGTATCGGGATAAATTTGCATCCAGGCAGCAGAACCTCCTGCACACCTCCTTCCACATGGTTTGGGTTGTCG GGTTTTTCTGGTATGAGTGTAAGGAAGTGTGGATAGAGGGACTGAGGAGTTATTTCCTGGACTGGTGGAACTGCTTGGACATGATGGTGCTCAGCATGTACTTGGCGTCATTTTCTTTACGCGTGGTCATCATGCTCAAAGGTCATTTCCTTTGTCCTGAATCCAATGGCACAGAGGAGTGTGTCTACTTCACTCAAACTG taCGCGATAACTGGCATCAGGAGGACCCTCAGCTCATTGCCGAGGTTCTATTTGCAGTGACCAGCATGATGAGCTTTACCAGACTCGCCTACATCCTTCCAGCTCACGAGTCCTTAGGAACACTGCAGATTTCCATAGGGAAGATGATTGACGACATGATGAG ATTCATGTTCATTTTGATGATCATTGGGACAGCTTTCCTTTGCGGGATCAACAACGTCTACGTCCCGTATGTCATTTCTTCGCATCTGGGCAG GTTAAACGAGACGTTCCATTTCCTTTTCTGGACCATGTTTGGCGTGGCCAATCAGGATTACGTGGACATGCCGCAGTTCGCGCTGGCCGAATTTGTCGGGAGGGTTCTATACGGCATCTTCACGCTTGTCATTGTGATTGTTTTACTCAACATGCTTATTGCTATGATTACAAACTCCTTTCAGAAAATTGAG GACGATGCAGATGTGGAGTGGAAGTTTGCCAGGTCCAAGTTGTATCTCAGTTATTTCAGAGAAGGCCTCACCATGCCAGTTCCCTTCAACATCATCCCTTCGCCCAAAGCTTTATTTTATATCTTAAG AGGCATTTTTAGAAGGATATGCTGCTGTGTTAACTGGAATTCTGAGAAATATCCACCGATTGCTTCACTG GCCAACAAAAAAGGCTCGGAGGACAACCAGGTGCCGTATCGTCAGCAGGTGAGCCGAGCTCTGGTGCAACGATATATCGAATCAGCACGCAGAGAGTTTGAAGAGACAAGGAGAAAAG ATGTTGGCAATCGCATCACTGAGCTGGGCAAAGTGGTCATGAAGATCCACAACGACCTCAAGGGGGTTCATCAGCATTTCGTCAATGAGCACTCTGCCAGCCAAGAGCCACCCAAGGACGGCGCTTCTTTTCTGGGCAAGTACATCTTGGGCGCCAAAAACAATTTCCGAGGCTTTAACAGCCAGCTGGGTGAGCAAAGTGACGCCACCATAGTAGAAGGGGATCAGATAAAGAACCGAGCAGACCCCAAAAATTCTGACATGCAAATTGAGGCCGAATGCGAGGAAGTAGGGTCCAAGTTAGTGTCTCACAACGATGTGGTAAAAATGGAGGAAGGTAGAAATCAGTTTAAGACTAAGAGCAGCGGCAAAGACCCTGAAAATGACTCGAAAGAGATCATCTCAGAGGCCCCTTCAAATATTGAAGAACAGGAGATTCTGGAAGATACTACTCCTGTCAAAAAAGTCAGTGATAAGGAGGCCGTTGCAAAAAATATGGCCAATGCCATTCAAAGTAAAGAGCTACCGGAAAAGAAAATGACCGTTCACTGGATTCAAACGCAACAGTTTGACCCGAAAATAGGAGGTGAAAATGTCGTGAGCCAGTCAGCAATAGTGTCGCCGTCTGAGAGCAACAATTCCGGGGATACAGGATTTGGTTCTAATGCATCCATTAATGAAACCGGAGCCACGCAgtag